In the genome of Triticum urartu cultivar G1812 chromosome 5, Tu2.1, whole genome shotgun sequence, one region contains:
- the LOC125555749 gene encoding uncharacterized protein LOC125555749 — translation MAFVETNPVEKTMKANEIMARFRRIAPKPVLASPPTAAVDQSQQRRSGKRGARDLVPAPADKRLRGALCYPFPPYRALPWTSPLEATPVASSRCLFPGDRDGDLLRKPQAPKVIVPRPARPVRTTICVDASSVTGANSVKLPACRMTAEQLEAEIERDALPAVISGPGDRVIRANDAYKALVGQPVCPWLDSVPDDSCAGASRRINGEVVLDVRWFTSTETIRSSAGGTFSCSSRISWERNGTLTSVAMPCDVMRFDCGSGDHRFVWRFDTYRISKGTVKTEN, via the coding sequence ATGGCGTTCGTGGAGACGAATCCCGTGGAGAAAACCATGAAGGCCAACGAGATAATGGCACGCTTCCGCCGCATCGCGCCCAAACCCGTGCTCGCATCACCAcccaccgccgccgtcgaccAGTCTCAGCAGAGAAGGTCGGGCAAGCGTGGGGCCCGGGACCTCGTTCCAGCGCCGGCCGACAAGAGGCTCAGGGGGGCGCTGTGTTATCCTTTCCCCCCATACCGCGCCTTGCCGTGGACTTCGCCGCTGGAGGCGACACCGgtggcgtcctcccgatgcttaTTCCCCGGTGATCGCGACGGCGACCTGCTCCGGAAGCCACAGGCGCCCAAGGTCATCGTGCCCCGCCCGGCGCGGCCAGTTCGCACCACCATCTGCGTCGACGCCAGCAGCGTCACGGGCGCCAACTCGGTGAAGCTGCCCGCGTGCAGGATGACGGCGGAGCAGCTGGAAGCCGAGATAGAGCGCGACGCTCTCCCGGCGGTCATCTCGGGCCCTGGCGACCGTGTCATCCGGGCCAACGACGCGTACAAGGCGCTGGTGGGACAGCCGGTCTGCCCGTGGCTAGACTCCGTGCCAGATGACTCGTGCGCTGGCGCGTCTAGGCGGATCAACGGCGAGGTGGTGCTGGACGTGCGGTGGTTCACCTCGACCGAGACGATTAGGTCGAGCGCCGGAGGGACATTCTCGTGCAGCTCCAGGATCTCGTGGGAGCGCAATGGCACACTGACCTCCGTCGCCATGCCATGCGACGTCATGCGTTTTGACTGCGGCTCCGGTGACCACCGCTTCGTCTGGAGATTTGACACCTATCGAATATCGAAGGGAACGGTAAAAACTGAAAATTGA